The DNA segment AACATGGCCTACGACGGCCAGGCGGTCTCCATCCTCTGCCTCTACGACCGCCGGACGGCGCCGGACGGTGCGCTCGCGGCCGCGGCCGCCACCCACCCGTACCTGCGCACCCTGGACGGCCGGCAGGTCAACCCCGGCTACCGCGACCCCCGCGCCTACCTCGACGGGCTCGACGTCCCCGAGGAGCCCGTGCAGCGGACATCACCGGTCCTCGCCGTCGACGCCGCGCCGTCGCTGCCGCAGCTGCGCCACCAGCTCGGCGCCGCGCTGCGCGGCCGGGCGGGGGACCGGGACGTCGAGGAGGACTTCCACCTCGCGGTCAGCGAGATCGCGGCGAACGCCTTCCGGCACGGCACCCCGCCGGTGTCCGCCCGGCTGTGGGCCACCCCGGACCGGTTGGTCTGCACGATCACCGACTCCGGCACCAGCTTCCGCGACGCCACGGCCGGGTACCAGCCGGCGCACGGGGACGACCTCTCCCGCGGCGGCATGGGCCTCTGGCTCGCCCGCAAGCTGTGCGACCACGTGGACCTCGTCCGCGGGCCCGGGGGGCTGACCGTCCGGCTGGTGACCGCGCTGCGCTGAGCCGGGCTCAGCCGAGCTGCCGCACCACCCGGGCCGGGTTGCCGACCACGAGCACGCCGGCGGGCACGTCCCGGGTCACGACCGCGCCCGCCC comes from the Modestobacter italicus genome and includes:
- a CDS encoding anti-sigma factor RsbA family regulatory protein, producing MTASPVVPEHDLLVVDSDEQLRSAAAAFLDEGRDAGDLMRASVPGWLVDELAPALPEVSFAAAEKAVWRREPDLIGSIRKAATECAPRRYRLLGLVTAPEGRAWDERRRCEAITNMAYDGQAVSILCLYDRRTAPDGALAAAAATHPYLRTLDGRQVNPGYRDPRAYLDGLDVPEEPVQRTSPVLAVDAAPSLPQLRHQLGAALRGRAGDRDVEEDFHLAVSEIAANAFRHGTPPVSARLWATPDRLVCTITDSGTSFRDATAGYQPAHGDDLSRGGMGLWLARKLCDHVDLVRGPGGLTVRLVTALR